In Nocardioides jishulii, the DNA window TGGGCGGCACCGTCGTAGACCTCCACGACGGTGGGTTCGTCACGGTGCGTCTGGATGACGGCTTCGTCGTGGCCGTGCAGCAGGTGGGAGACCCGACGCCGGGCACGAGGCGGCTGCACCTCGACCTGGTTGCCGACGACCTCGATGCCGAGGCCGAGCGACTGGTGGAGCTCGGTGCCCGAGTGCACCAGCGCAACGGAGAGCCCGGCGGCTTCCGGTGGATCGTCTTCACCGACCCCGACGGCAACGAGTTCTGCGTCGCCTCGGGCGACTGACCGCTTCCTTGACGTTCCTGGCCTGCTGAGATGTCTGGTCCAGGGCAGCCTGGGTGTGGAAGGTGGGCCGGGACGGCGCTGGGGTGGTGCCACACTGTGCCCCATGGGACTGAGGAGGAGCACCACCGGCGTGAAGGTGCGCACTGGCCGGGTGACCGATGCTGCTGCCGTCCGCGCGTTGGTGGAGGCGACGTTCGGCCCTGAGGAGGGGCGCACCTTCAACTCCGCCGTCTCCGAGCTGGACGCCCGTGGCCTGTCCCAGGCGTTCTTCGTCGCCCTCGTCGAGGAGAAGGGCGCCGAGAAGGTGGTCGGTGTCGTCGGACTGAGCCGTGCCTGGCTCGATGCCAGGCGCCGTCTCGTCGACGTGCTGGTGCTGAGTCCGCTCGCTGTCCACCCCGACCACCAGGGGCAGGGGGTCGGCGCTGCCCTGCTGCGGGCGAGCACGGCCTACGGCGACGAGGTGGGGGCGCCGATGATCGCCCTCGAGGGCAGTCCCGGCTACTACGGCCGACGGGGCTGGTTCGAGGGAGCGACGCGCGGGGTCGAACGTCCGTCCGACCGCATCCCGGAGGCCGCCTTCCAGGTGCGCCTTCTGAAGGCCTACGACTCCTGGATGACCGGCCGACTGGTCTATCCCGACACCTGGTGGCGCCACGACGTCGTCGGCCTGCGGGATCCCCACCTGGCCGAGGCCGAGGCAGCGCTGGACCCCCACTCCTGACGTGTTCGAACAGGTGTTCGAGTACGATGGCTGAGTGTCACGTCATGTCGCTCCACCCGGTTGGCCCTCCGAGGTCCGGCCGCCCGATGCCCCGGACTGGGAGGCCACTGCGGTCAACTGGCTCCTGGACCTCTGTCCGCCCGAGTACCGCCGCTACCAGGGGCTGCGTCGGCACGCCGTGGTGCTGGCCCGCTTCGCCGTGATCCACGTCGAGGCCGACCAGGCAGCGGTGCGGCGCGGCCTCAGCGGGATCCGGGTCGACCTGCGTGACGTGGCCACGGACGCCGTCGTGGAGGCTGCCGTCCAGACCTTCCTGATCGAGGACGCTCGACTGGCCACCGTGCGCCGGGCGGTGGGCCTGGTGGAGGAGGCGCTGCGCGGCCGCCGCTACGTCGCGCGACTGTGAGGCCGTACGAAGCTCGCCGTACTCCACCGCGCTAGGTTCGCCCCATGGTCGACTTCGCCTGCACCGCCCTCGTCGACCCGCGGGGATGGGTGCTCATGCAGCAGCGTGACGAGCTCACCGAGCGCTGGCCCGGTCAGTGGTGCTTCCCCGGCGGCCGCGCTGAGCCCGGCGAGTCCGGTCGTGACTGTGCGGCGCGGGAGCTCGCCGAGGAGACCGGCGTACGCCTGCCGCCCGAGCAGCTGACCAGCCTTGGCGAGCAGCAGCTGGTCGTGCCGGGGGTCGGGGAGTGGACGTGGGAGTTCTTCGCCGCCCGCACAGACCTGGGGCAGTCGGAGATCGAGTGCCACGAGGGCCTGCAGATGCTCTTCCGCGACCTCGACGACCTGGACCTCACCGACGTCGTCGTCAGCGCGGTCGACGTGCTGGGTCTCCTGCGCGACTGGGTCGCGCGCACTCCCGCGACGCTGGGGGAGAAGCGGTTCGCCGGCGTCCTCCTGCGCGACCGTCGTGGGTGGATCCTCCTGCAGGAGCGCGACGAGCACGCCCCGATCGATCCGGACGCCTGGGGTCTCCCAGGGGGCCACGTGGAGCCCGGCGAGAGCTTTGCGCAGGCGGCCCCCCGGGAGCTCGAGGAGGAGACCGGCCTCGTCCTCCCGGCAGGGCACCTGCAGCTGTGGCGTGACTTCGTCGTCGACCACCGTCGGTCCCACGGCACCTGGGACCGGATGCAGGTCTTCGTGGCCGATGTCGACCTCGCTGATGACGACGTCGAGTGCCACGAGGGGCGGAGGATCGTCTTCGTCGCCCCTGACGAGATCGCGACGTTGCCGCTCACGCGAGCGGCCGAGCAGATCCTCCCGGCCTTCCTGCGTGAGCAGGCGGCGGGTGACGTCGTAGGGTGAGCCACATGAGCATTCCCACCGCACCCCTGGTTGCCGTCGGACTCGTGGGTGGCTCCGCCGCCGCCCGCTTCAGCGGAAAGCGTCCCCTCGGCGGGGCTGTCCTCGCCGTGGCGGGAGCCGCTGCCGCCAAGGAGTGGGCCACCAAGGTCGGACCCGTGGGCGCCGCTGCGCTCACGGCCGTCTACGTCGGTGCCTTCGGGGCGTCCCACCCGTTGGCGAAGAAGATCGGCGCCTGGCCCTCGGTCGGCGTCGTCACCGCCGTGGCCACCGCGGCTGCGGTCGCCGCCGACGTCAAGGGACGCTGACGTCCGACCTGCCCCGGCAGGTCTCATCTCGGGAGGCAGCATGACCACGCTCCACCACGACCAGGTCGCTGAGGCCGGCCTCGCTGACTGGCGGTTCCTCCAGGGGGCGCTGCACACGCGGTTCCTCACGGGTGACTTCGCGACCGGGCTCGACCTGGTCAACAGGATCGGCGCCATGGCCGAGGAGATGGACCACCACCCCGACCTCGACCTGCGCTACGGCAACCTCGGCGTGAGGCTGCTCAGCCACGACGCGGGCGGTGTCACCGGGCGGGACGTACGCCTGGCGCGCAGGATCAGCCACGCCGCGGCCGAGCTGGCCGTCCTGGCCGACACGGCCGGCCTGTCGGTGACCGAGCTCGCCCTCGACACCCCCGACGCCGAGCGCGTACGCCCGTTCTGGGCAGCGGTGCTGGACACGACCGACGAGGGGGAGGACGAGGTCGCCAGCGACACAGGTTCGATGCCCCTCCTGTGGTTCCAGAGCAGCGACAGCGAGGAACCGCGCCAGCGCTTCCACCTCGACCTCGTGCTGCCGCCCGAGCAGGCCGGGCCGCGCATCGAGGCGGCGCTCGCGGCCGGGGGGACGCTGGTCAGCGACGCCGACGCGCCGAGCTTCACCGTGCTCGCCGACGCCGACGGCAACCGCGTCTGCATCTGCACCCCGCTGGACGGCGAGGACTGATGGACCGCTGGCCCGATCACCTAGACTTGTCCCTTCATCGTGGGCCGGTACGACGTCGTGCCGCCACCCCGCGCTGAACCACTGCCACACACCGGAAAGCGGAGGACCATGGGTCACCTGGACTCGATCGCCACGCCACGCGACCTGCGGGGCCTCAGCGACGACCAGCTCGAGGAACTGGCTCAGGAGATCCGGCAGCTGCTGGTCTCCACCTGTGCCGTCACCGGCGGCCACCTCGGTCCCAACCTCGGCGTCGTCGAGCTGACGCTGGCGATCCACCGCACCTTCGACTCGCCGCGTGATCGCATCGTGCTCGACACCGGTCACCAGTCCTACGTGCACAAGATGCTCACCGGGCGCGCGGGTGACTTCGCCACGCTGCGCCAGGAGGGTGGGCTCAGTGGTTACCCGAGTCGTGCCGAGTCCGAGCACGACATCGTCGAGAACTCCCACGCCTCCACCGCACTGAGCTACGCCGACGGCCTCGCCAAGGCGTACGCGATCAAGGGCGAGGACCGTCACGTCGTCGCCGTCATCGGCGACGGCGCCCTCACCGGCGGCATGGCCTGGGAGGCCCTGAACAACATCGCCGTGGCCCAGGACAGCCGACTCGTCATTGTCGTCAA includes these proteins:
- a CDS encoding VOC family protein, with amino-acid sequence MSLKIEHVTFNSTDARSLADWWASALGGTVVDLHDGGFVTVRLDDGFVVAVQQVGDPTPGTRRLHLDLVADDLDAEAERLVELGARVHQRNGEPGGFRWIVFTDPDGNEFCVASGD
- a CDS encoding GNAT family N-acetyltransferase, which codes for MGLRRSTTGVKVRTGRVTDAAAVRALVEATFGPEEGRTFNSAVSELDARGLSQAFFVALVEEKGAEKVVGVVGLSRAWLDARRRLVDVLVLSPLAVHPDHQGQGVGAALLRASTAYGDEVGAPMIALEGSPGYYGRRGWFEGATRGVERPSDRIPEAAFQVRLLKAYDSWMTGRLVYPDTWWRHDVVGLRDPHLAEAEAALDPHS
- a CDS encoding NUDIX domain-containing protein, whose amino-acid sequence is MVDFACTALVDPRGWVLMQQRDELTERWPGQWCFPGGRAEPGESGRDCAARELAEETGVRLPPEQLTSLGEQQLVVPGVGEWTWEFFAARTDLGQSEIECHEGLQMLFRDLDDLDLTDVVVSAVDVLGLLRDWVARTPATLGEKRFAGVLLRDRRGWILLQERDEHAPIDPDAWGLPGGHVEPGESFAQAAPRELEEETGLVLPAGHLQLWRDFVVDHRRSHGTWDRMQVFVADVDLADDDVECHEGRRIVFVAPDEIATLPLTRAAEQILPAFLREQAAGDVVG
- a CDS encoding 4a-hydroxytetrahydrobiopterin dehydratase; protein product: MTTLHHDQVAEAGLADWRFLQGALHTRFLTGDFATGLDLVNRIGAMAEEMDHHPDLDLRYGNLGVRLLSHDAGGVTGRDVRLARRISHAAAELAVLADTAGLSVTELALDTPDAERVRPFWAAVLDTTDEGEDEVASDTGSMPLLWFQSSDSEEPRQRFHLDLVLPPEQAGPRIEAALAAGGTLVSDADAPSFTVLADADGNRVCICTPLDGED